In a single window of the Littorina saxatilis isolate snail1 linkage group LG3, US_GU_Lsax_2.0, whole genome shotgun sequence genome:
- the LOC138961555 gene encoding transmembrane channel-like protein 7 isoform X2 — MQLKKKLMEGPVTESYGVKQMKFENKKRMQSLKNAWHNFKYTMELWGSSMRTIEGHHGTGVVSYFVFLRYLLLVNFCMFLLSMFIWVPVVIHDESAYTSGSTAATCTPLYDVNVSSNAFELIIDFFQGSGWMEKTMMFYGYYSGNGLDNTSYKLSLAYILVCIFCLVVSLILMETFLVSDFRETILNAGNGSTGFCNKVFGTWDYALTDDASASIKHKSVRFELLSYVNEQIFVKEREQRLRDGYLRCKLYTIRIIINIFIVLVLVASGYLIYYVTDYSTGYVRRNAGVSGTTEVLLKLLVQFLPAITISALNGVLPVIFKKVVAGEEYTNAFVVKITLVRTVFLRLASLIVLMGTLYSAVTCSTRSVCRSTSSPCSVITCWETYVGQQLYKLIIADLLAVIIKTLLVELPRRLCYEKCSCGIFKKIRPPEFDIPACVLDLVYSQCLYWLALTFAPLAPTFAVLKVVVTFYMKKLSVLKACPPAEQPLRASRTTSFFMVILLIAFFICSFTVGYVFYDMEPSHGCGPFRTYGHMYYAITQTVEGWPSGAQSFYNLIVSPAVTGPLIIFLILLIYYCSVLASAHKSVAYMYREQLVKEGRDKQYLMVKVMELGGDSTPAPNPRRAQPAGLKNINETAPAPRKVASTNQTNNQQMSTGLSSPHAGYAC, encoded by the exons CGTATGCAAAGTTTGAAGAATGCCTGGCATAACTTCAAGTACACTATGGAACTCTGGGGGTCCTCCATGCGAACTATCGAag GTCACCATGGGACAGGCGTGGTGTCCTACTTCGTGTTTCTACGCTACCTGTTGCTGGTCAACTTCTGCATGTTCCTGCTGAGTATGTTCATATGGGTGCCCGTGGTTATCCACGATGAGTCAGCCTATACTTCCGGCAGCACTGCCGCCACCTGCACCCCCCTGTACGATGTCAACGTCTCGTCCAACGCTTTTGAGCTCATTATCGACTTCTTTCAAGGATCG GGCTGGATGGAGAAAACGATGATGTTCTACGGCTACTACAGCGGCAACGGGCTGGACAACACCAGCTACAAGCTCTCCTTGGCCTACATCCTCGTCTGCATCTTCTGCCTTGTCGTCAGCCTCATACTCATGGAGACATT CCTGGTGTCCGATTTCCGCGAGACGATCCTGAACGCTGGGAACGGATCGACAGGGTTCTGCAACAAGGTTTTCGGTACGTGGGACTACGCCCTCACTGACGACGCTTCAGCCAGCATCAAACACAAGTCCGTCCGTTTCGAACTGCTG AGCTACGTGAACGAGCAGATCTTTGTGAAGGAACGCGAGCAACGCCTGCGGGACGGCTACTTGCGATGCAAGCTTTACACCATTcgcatcatcatcaacatcttcATCGTTCTCGTCCTTGTGGCGTCCGGCTACTTAATCTACTATGTCACTGATTATTCTACCGGG TATGTGAGGAGAAACGCCGGCGTGAGCGGGACGACCGAAGTGCTGCTGAAGCTGCTGGTGCAGTTCCTGCCCGCCATCACCATTTCCGCACTCAACGGCGTGCTGCCCGTCATCTTCAAGAAGGTGGTCGCGGGCGAGGAGTACACCAACGCCTTTGTCGTCAAGATCACTCTTGTCAG GACTGTGTTTCTGCGACTGGCCTCGCTGATAGTGCTGATGGGGACGCTGTATTCGGCGGTGACGTGTTCCACGCGTAGCGTCTGCAGGTCCACGTCCAGCCCTTGCAGCGTCATCACG TGCTGGGAGACGTACGTTGGACAACAGTTGTACAAACTGATCATCGCGGACTTGCTGGCCGTCATCATCAAGACTTTGCTGGTTGAGCTACCACGTCG GCTGTGTTACGAGAAGTGCAGCTGTGGCATCTTCAAGAAAATCAGACCTCCTGAATTTGACATCCCTGCTTGTGTTCTGGATTTGGTGTACTCTCAGTGTCTCTACTG GTTGGCCTTGACCTTTGCTCCGTTGGCTCCAACTTTCGCCGTTCTCAAGGTCGTTGTGACTTTCTACATGAAAAAG ctGTCAGTTCTCAAAGCATGCCCGCCCGCCGAGCAGCCATTGAGAGCGTCCCGTACCACTTCTTTCTTCATGGTTATCTTGCTGATTGCATTCTTCATCTGCTCCTTTACCGTCGGCTACGTCTTCTACGA CATGGAGCCATCCCATGGCTGCGGACCGTTCAGGACCTACGGCCACATGTACTACGCTATCACCCAAACCGTGGAAGGCTGGCCCTCTGGCGCCCAGAGTTTCTACAACCTTATTGTCTCCCCTGCCGTCACCGGCCCGCTCATCATCTTTCTCAT TCTGCTGATCTACTACTGCTCCGTTCTGGCATCGGCACACAAGAGTGTGGCATACATGTACCGGGAACAGCTAGTCAAG GAGGGCCGTGACAAGCAGTACCTGATGGTGAAGGTGATGGAACTGGGCGGGGACTCCACGCCTGCCCCCAACCCGCGCAGGGCCCAACCTGCAGGTCTTAAGAACATCAACGAGACCGCGCCTGCTCCCCGCAAGGTGGCGTCTACCAACCAAACGAACAACCAGCAGATGTCGACCGGCCTTTCCTCCCCGCACGCAGGCTATGCCTGTTGA